Proteins encoded together in one uncultured Sphaerochaeta sp. window:
- a CDS encoding MFS transporter produces MPREKESIYRGDTGVRVFLTTILLTGLAYGLYRGIQDNYLAEIVKISEFERGIVEFFRELPGLLLIFILASMYRFSESTVYKVGTLIMLFGLLGLLFLGSSKVVVILFMVVFSSGEHIIMPIKSSMSLSFAKNEKGGASLGVTSAISHGGNIGGFVIVSILFLVLGRLGYARDSIVGFRVIFFLSVSLLFSAAVIVLTMRDRGKPVKRSRLYFHRKFGKFYMLEVFYGARKQIFLTFAPYVLILFYGADTSVIAMLLAICAIFGMLLSPVIGILVDKLGYKTIMVADTIILVAVCLLYGFAHRIFPMEIAFIVVCVNFVLDSIISLASMATNVYVRDLSSSREELTATLTTGISVNHLISVMIALLGGLIWKTLGIEVLFSLSAVLGLANSVFAATIKKPENRTLY; encoded by the coding sequence ATGCCGAGAGAGAAAGAATCGATCTACCGGGGCGATACGGGTGTAAGGGTTTTCCTTACTACCATTCTGCTTACCGGTCTTGCTTACGGGCTGTATCGTGGAATTCAGGACAACTATCTTGCCGAGATAGTAAAGATATCTGAATTTGAACGGGGAATTGTCGAATTCTTTCGGGAATTACCGGGGCTCCTGCTTATCTTCATCCTCGCTTCCATGTATCGATTCAGTGAGAGTACCGTCTACAAGGTAGGTACGCTTATCATGCTCTTCGGTTTGCTTGGCTTGTTGTTTCTCGGCTCCAGTAAAGTAGTAGTCATCCTCTTCATGGTTGTCTTCAGTAGTGGAGAGCATATTATCATGCCAATCAAGAGCTCGATGTCCCTCTCCTTTGCAAAAAACGAGAAAGGAGGAGCCAGCTTGGGGGTAACCTCAGCGATCAGTCATGGGGGAAACATCGGTGGTTTTGTCATCGTCTCCATCCTCTTCTTGGTCCTTGGTCGCCTTGGGTATGCAAGGGATTCAATTGTTGGTTTCAGGGTGATATTCTTCCTCTCAGTATCCTTGCTCTTCTCAGCAGCAGTGATCGTACTCACGATGAGAGATCGGGGAAAACCGGTCAAACGAAGTCGGTTGTACTTCCATCGAAAGTTTGGGAAGTTCTACATGCTGGAAGTATTCTATGGAGCAAGAAAGCAGATCTTCCTTACCTTTGCTCCCTATGTCCTTATCCTTTTCTATGGAGCCGACACCTCAGTAATTGCGATGTTGCTCGCCATCTGTGCAATCTTCGGCATGTTGCTCAGTCCGGTTATCGGGATATTGGTGGACAAACTGGGATATAAGACCATCATGGTAGCCGATACCATCATTCTCGTTGCGGTCTGTTTACTCTATGGCTTTGCGCACCGGATATTCCCGATGGAAATAGCATTCATTGTGGTATGTGTCAATTTTGTACTTGATTCGATTATCAGTCTTGCAAGCATGGCAACCAATGTATATGTAAGAGACCTATCCTCTTCCCGTGAAGAGCTTACCGCTACCCTTACAACAGGTATCTCGGTCAATCACCTGATCAGTGTCATGATTGCACTGCTTGGTGGCCTTATCTGGAAAACGCTCGGCATTGAAGTACTGTTCTCCCTCTCAGCGGTTTTGGGATTGGCTAACTCGGTGTTTGCAGCAACGATTAAAAAACCGGAGAACCGAACACTCTACTGA
- a CDS encoding FadR/GntR family transcriptional regulator gives MKEIKRISVTTQVIDSIRESIMNGTYPIGTKLPAEIQLCKMLSVSRSTVREAMRSLQAEGYVELISGKGAFVRDNQSHDYDAIRSWFIESAPTLKDTTDVREALETVQVRMAVSRATDEEVAQLEVIHQHFISQNSQANVAALAALDEEFHTQICKMSHNPLLLKINELLAMELKRYRLMSISVKTSSENTIREHELIITALKERDSQKAAAYMLAHLGSSLADINKVLEGQS, from the coding sequence ATGAAAGAAATAAAAAGAATATCCGTAACCACACAAGTCATTGACTCAATTCGAGAATCCATCATGAATGGAACCTATCCCATTGGTACGAAACTACCAGCAGAAATCCAGCTCTGCAAGATGCTTTCAGTAAGCAGATCTACAGTACGCGAGGCTATGCGATCACTTCAAGCTGAAGGATATGTAGAGCTCATTTCTGGGAAAGGGGCTTTTGTACGTGATAATCAGAGCCATGACTATGATGCCATTCGTTCTTGGTTTATAGAGTCCGCCCCCACCCTGAAAGACACTACCGATGTACGAGAAGCTCTGGAAACCGTGCAGGTGAGAATGGCTGTGAGTCGTGCAACAGATGAGGAAGTGGCACAATTGGAGGTCATCCACCAACATTTCATCTCTCAAAACAGCCAGGCGAATGTAGCTGCCCTGGCGGCATTGGATGAAGAATTCCATACACAGATCTGCAAGATGTCGCATAATCCTCTCTTGTTGAAAATCAATGAGCTCCTTGCAATGGAGCTTAAGCGCTATCGTCTCATGTCCATATCGGTTAAAACCAGTTCAGAAAATACTATTCGAGAGCATGAGTTGATCATCACTGCACTGAAAGAACGAGATTCTCAAAAAGCAGCCGCCTATATGCTTGCGCATCTGGGAAGTTCCCTTGCCGATATCAACAAAGTACTTGAGGGACAATCTTAG
- a CDS encoding Crp/Fnr family transcriptional regulator, producing MKPYQVPEALIDNFAQFASHYADISPAELKPMIRHLPIAFFKKGTVLVRQGDPVTQCFFILQGCARKYAVNEEGKEITSDFITEYQSIAILTSKDSPYFVTCLEDSVMIVGDLDQQSDEFDTYPVFAEITRRIMEESLGKMHDEYTAFISMGPEDRVRRLMQTRMDLFARVPQHQLASYIGITAESLSRIKRRLAESSLV from the coding sequence ATGAAACCATACCAAGTACCCGAAGCATTGATCGATAATTTTGCACAATTTGCTTCTCACTATGCGGATATTTCTCCCGCTGAGCTGAAACCAATGATACGACATCTGCCAATAGCGTTCTTCAAGAAAGGTACTGTGTTGGTCAGACAGGGAGACCCTGTAACTCAATGCTTCTTTATATTGCAGGGATGCGCAAGGAAGTATGCAGTGAATGAGGAAGGAAAAGAAATTACCTCCGATTTCATTACAGAATATCAAAGCATCGCAATCCTCACTTCCAAGGACTCCCCCTACTTCGTTACATGTCTTGAGGATTCAGTCATGATTGTGGGGGATTTGGATCAACAATCAGATGAGTTTGATACATACCCTGTCTTTGCGGAAATAACAAGAAGAATAATGGAAGAGTCGCTTGGGAAAATGCATGATGAGTACACAGCTTTCATCAGTATGGGACCAGAGGATAGGGTCAGGAGACTCATGCAAACACGTATGGACCTCTTTGCTCGAGTCCCCCAACACCAACTTGCAAGCTATATCGGCATTACCGCTGAGTCCTTGAGCAGGATCAAACGCCGCCTTGCAGAGTCTTCTCTTGTATAA
- a CDS encoding DUF4386 domain-containing protein codes for MKNAKSIRSWSLISGVSIFIMAIAAGIAYGMIFPSLYREADPMQTLQLIEANKGSFRAMNLLFMVILVTDLLVSYGFCVIITPIGRRLASLVSLTRFIYSAILAVALYYLFGKQMDAFLRIWSFGLFLFGFHLLLLGSVLFHGRWLVKLLGVLLLIGGVGYSLIHGIEIFAPQSSQATMLLEDGLSIPMAAGELILGFWLVLTRGKMFIQEKTLQGGV; via the coding sequence ATGAAAAATGCCAAATCAATACGCTCATGGAGCTTAATCTCAGGTGTGTCCATCTTTATCATGGCGATTGCTGCTGGAATCGCCTATGGAATGATCTTCCCCTCTTTATATAGGGAGGCAGATCCAATGCAGACCCTTCAATTGATCGAAGCCAATAAGGGGTCTTTCCGTGCCATGAATCTCTTGTTCATGGTAATACTGGTTACTGATCTCTTGGTTTCATACGGGTTCTGTGTAATCATCACTCCTATTGGTAGGCGGCTGGCTTCTCTGGTCAGCCTGACGCGTTTTATCTACTCAGCTATCCTTGCAGTCGCCCTATATTACCTGTTTGGCAAGCAAATGGATGCATTCCTCCGGATATGGTCCTTCGGTCTGTTCCTCTTTGGTTTTCATCTCCTGCTCCTAGGCAGTGTTTTGTTCCATGGCCGATGGTTGGTCAAGCTGCTGGGTGTCCTGTTGTTGATTGGGGGAGTTGGCTATTCTCTCATTCATGGAATAGAAATATTCGCACCTCAGTCTTCTCAGGCAACCATGCTTCTGGAAGATGGCCTTAGTATACCCATGGCAGCAGGTGAGTTGATCCTGGGGTTCTGGTTGGTACTGACACGAGGGAAAATGTTTATACAAGAGAAGACTCTGCAAGGCGGCGTTTGA
- a CDS encoding TAXI family TRAP transporter solute-binding subunit codes for MKKRQLFLIALLALVMSISLFAAGDSEKAQSGELDRSKYFITVATGPTSGLYYPIGGAFSSVFQNKLGYKSSAQATGASAENVTLIRENRAEMAIAMSDVVAQAYQGFGAYEGKEPATELRALLGLYPNYVQLVTTDKTGIKKFTDLKGKRVGIGAPNSGVEVNARMMYEAHGMSYADSKVDYLNYGEAIAQLKNNMVDAVFVTSGIPNATIMELGTTSKIVLVPIEGEGLATLKKNYPFFVEATIPADVYDTDSGIQTATVRNIMIVNKDLPADVAYDLTKGIFENIGDIQAAHATAQKHITLENSHIGVDIPFHEGAIKYYEEAGL; via the coding sequence ATGAAAAAAAGACAGCTGTTCCTAATTGCTCTTCTGGCCTTGGTCATGAGCATCTCCCTTTTTGCTGCAGGCGATAGTGAAAAAGCACAGAGTGGCGAACTTGATAGAAGCAAGTACTTCATCACCGTTGCAACCGGACCTACCAGTGGTCTCTACTACCCAATCGGAGGAGCGTTCTCTTCAGTATTCCAGAATAAGCTTGGCTACAAGTCATCAGCACAGGCAACCGGTGCTTCAGCAGAGAATGTAACCCTGATCAGGGAAAATCGTGCTGAGATGGCAATTGCCATGAGTGATGTTGTAGCACAGGCATACCAGGGTTTTGGTGCTTATGAGGGCAAGGAACCTGCTACAGAGCTCCGCGCTCTGCTTGGTCTCTACCCCAACTATGTACAGCTGGTTACCACTGACAAGACCGGTATCAAGAAGTTCACCGATCTGAAAGGTAAGCGTGTCGGCATCGGCGCCCCCAATAGTGGTGTTGAGGTCAATGCAAGAATGATGTACGAAGCACATGGCATGAGCTATGCAGACAGCAAGGTTGACTACCTCAACTATGGTGAGGCAATCGCCCAGTTGAAGAACAACATGGTTGATGCAGTCTTTGTAACCAGCGGCATTCCCAATGCAACCATCATGGAGCTTGGTACCACCAGCAAGATTGTACTCGTACCCATCGAAGGCGAAGGTCTTGCAACCCTGAAGAAGAACTATCCCTTCTTCGTTGAAGCAACCATTCCCGCTGACGTGTATGACACCGATTCTGGTATCCAGACCGCCACGGTTCGCAACATCATGATCGTCAACAAGGACCTTCCCGCTGATGTAGCATATGACCTGACCAAGGGTATCTTCGAAAACATTGGAGACATCCAGGCAGCACATGCTACAGCACAGAAGCATATCACCCTTGAGAACAGTCACATCGGTGTGGATATCCCCTTCCACGAAGGAGCTATCAAATACTACGAGGAAGCAGGACTGTAA
- a CDS encoding prenyltransferase has translation MTTRQFLNIVEMRTKVISMGTFACASLYAVNIQDSVPIVPWVIMGFATLFVDMGTTGFNTFFDYYRGTDNLTYTKEKEKVLVHEQVNPLSALLISLALFALAAVLGLVLASMTSWYLLLVGGMCMLVGFFYTAGPLPISRTPFGELFAGGFLGSVLFLITLFVLGVPLGAKEVAATVPFLLLIGMILSVNNGCDRIGDTANGRKTLSILLGKRGSVGLVATEGLAAYLVSAVFVFVGMYPVYFLPLLVFLAIRFLVQFRRVRREGMDEAHKAQHMGFASSTFISFSLSFVIAFLLSRVFGSPVF, from the coding sequence ATGACAACACGCCAGTTCCTTAATATCGTAGAGATGCGAACGAAGGTTATCAGCATGGGCACTTTTGCCTGTGCATCCCTCTATGCAGTTAATATTCAAGATAGTGTACCTATAGTTCCTTGGGTAATTATGGGGTTCGCAACCCTTTTCGTCGACATGGGAACAACGGGCTTCAATACCTTTTTCGATTATTATCGGGGGACCGATAACCTTACCTATACCAAGGAGAAAGAGAAGGTGCTTGTGCATGAACAGGTGAACCCGCTCTCTGCCTTGCTTATCTCCCTTGCCCTGTTCGCCCTGGCTGCTGTACTGGGCCTCGTTCTGGCCTCTATGACCAGCTGGTATCTTCTCCTGGTTGGTGGGATGTGCATGCTTGTTGGTTTCTTCTATACAGCCGGGCCACTGCCGATCAGCAGGACCCCGTTTGGTGAACTGTTTGCCGGAGGCTTTCTGGGCAGTGTTCTCTTTTTGATCACGCTCTTTGTCCTAGGGGTTCCCCTTGGTGCCAAGGAGGTTGCTGCAACTGTTCCCTTCCTTTTGCTTATTGGTATGATCCTTTCGGTGAACAATGGGTGTGACCGAATAGGTGATACAGCAAATGGAAGGAAAACACTTTCTATTCTCCTGGGAAAACGAGGCAGTGTTGGCTTGGTTGCAACTGAAGGGCTGGCTGCCTATCTGGTAAGTGCAGTGTTTGTGTTTGTTGGAATGTATCCAGTGTACTTCCTTCCTCTGCTGGTATTTCTGGCCATCCGTTTCTTGGTTCAGTTTAGGAGAGTGAGGAGGGAGGGAATGGATGAAGCACACAAAGCCCAACATATGGGCTTTGCTTCTTCTACCTTTATCTCTTTCTCATTGAGTTTTGTTATTGCTTTCCTACTCAGTAGAGTGTTCGGTTCTCCGGTTTTTTAA
- a CDS encoding SDR family oxidoreductase, with the protein MKDNLFDVSGKIVVITGGLGQIGAQFVLEFLRRDAKVAVLSRSADQKKAAAALGKEASQHTSLLLQRANICKKESIEQALDAIEQVWGTPDVLINNAGIDTQPSAPPEVSGPFEEFPEDVFREVVETNLVGTFLMTQAVGARMVKAGKPGSIINVGSIYGMVSPVQDIYAYKKEMTGVPFIKPVAYSAAKSGIYNLTRYCATYWGKKGIRVNTLTPSGVWRETQDEYFHANYEARMPIGRMAQADEFNGAIIFLSSAASTYMTGSNLVVDGGWTAW; encoded by the coding sequence ATGAAAGACAATCTGTTTGATGTATCTGGAAAAATCGTTGTTATTACTGGTGGTTTGGGACAAATCGGTGCTCAATTTGTGCTTGAATTCTTGCGGAGGGATGCGAAGGTAGCAGTACTTTCTCGTTCTGCCGATCAGAAGAAAGCAGCGGCTGCATTGGGAAAAGAGGCGTCCCAGCATACCTCTCTTCTCCTGCAACGCGCTAATATTTGTAAGAAGGAATCCATAGAACAAGCGCTCGATGCTATTGAGCAAGTATGGGGTACCCCTGATGTATTGATAAACAATGCAGGTATCGACACGCAGCCAAGCGCTCCGCCGGAAGTCAGTGGTCCTTTTGAAGAATTTCCTGAAGATGTATTCAGGGAGGTTGTAGAAACAAACCTGGTAGGCACTTTCTTGATGACACAGGCTGTTGGAGCACGCATGGTAAAGGCCGGAAAACCTGGTTCCATTATCAATGTAGGGTCAATCTATGGAATGGTGAGTCCTGTACAGGATATCTATGCCTATAAGAAGGAAATGACAGGAGTCCCATTCATAAAGCCAGTTGCCTATAGTGCAGCAAAGAGTGGAATTTACAATTTGACTCGTTATTGTGCAACGTATTGGGGTAAGAAAGGCATTCGGGTAAATACCCTAACACCTAGTGGTGTCTGGAGGGAGACCCAGGATGAGTACTTCCATGCAAACTATGAAGCAAGAATGCCGATCGGAAGAATGGCACAGGCAGATGAATTCAATGGTGCGATTATTTTTCTCTCCAGTGCAGCATCAACCTATATGACAGGATCGAATCTTGTTGTTGATGGAGGCTGGACAGCATGGTAG
- a CDS encoding DUF1850 domain-containing protein, which translates to MKSSTQRRIIVVVLTLVVGTLLLLFLQRPGLALVLRDQQTGEVLASIPVEEGEQLTYSWIHSAEFIPWIEEFTIQKDGLFHLDTIKVAGFGAGIPENKGVTSVKDGMVVMEQLDQVFGEIRWIHSQTALTSITVGNTIFITGEDVPHHIPVELTIEGVGTIWPRYPLTK; encoded by the coding sequence ATGAAAAGCAGTACACAACGTAGAATTATTGTCGTTGTCCTCACCCTTGTGGTGGGGACACTGCTTCTCCTCTTCCTACAAAGACCAGGTCTTGCCTTGGTGTTACGCGATCAGCAAACCGGGGAGGTGCTGGCCTCGATTCCCGTGGAAGAGGGAGAGCAGCTTACCTACAGTTGGATCCATTCAGCTGAGTTTATTCCCTGGATTGAGGAATTCACCATCCAAAAGGATGGCTTATTCCACCTAGACACCATCAAGGTGGCAGGCTTTGGAGCTGGTATTCCTGAGAACAAAGGCGTAACATCTGTGAAAGACGGTATGGTTGTCATGGAACAACTCGACCAAGTGTTTGGCGAAATTCGTTGGATCCATTCCCAAACCGCATTAACCAGCATTACTGTTGGAAACACCATCTTTATCACCGGTGAGGATGTACCCCATCATATTCCGGTAGAATTAACTATAGAAGGAGTAGGAACCATATGGCCAAGATATCCCTTGACGAAATGA
- a CDS encoding TRAP transporter large permease: MILFFGSFILLLLIGVPISISIGASAILGCLNLGYPLMVIGQKMVSGIDSFLLIAIPLFILAGNLMNAGKITEKIFDFAKRLVGWIPGGLGHANIVASLIFAGMSGSAAADAGGLGTIEMEAMSTNGYDDDFSAAVTASSTVIGPIFPPSIPLIIYGSVASVSVSQLFMGGVVPGLLMAIALMIMVFVFAIKRSYQRVAFSLVLLVKQFFASILSIITPLIILSGFTLGWFTPTEASSVAVAYALVIALVVYRTLDWKTFKKCLLESAITSANTLFIIGTSMLFSYVLIKEGVSTQMATFILGISDNPYIILMVINILLLVLGMFMEPGAILTLMLPVLLPIVKALGLDLVHFGVVMVLNLMIGQVTPPFGVCLFIIADVAKISLNRMYKAILPFIIPLLVVLLLVTYMPQIVTWLPSVLLHA; encoded by the coding sequence ATGATATTGTTCTTTGGTAGCTTTATACTTTTACTGTTGATTGGGGTACCGATCAGCATATCGATCGGAGCCAGTGCAATATTGGGATGTTTGAATCTGGGGTATCCCTTGATGGTGATAGGCCAAAAAATGGTCAGTGGTATCGATTCATTCTTGCTGATAGCAATTCCCTTGTTTATCTTGGCCGGCAACCTGATGAATGCTGGAAAGATAACAGAAAAAATCTTTGATTTTGCCAAACGCTTGGTAGGATGGATACCTGGTGGATTGGGTCATGCCAATATTGTTGCAAGCTTGATATTTGCAGGTATGAGTGGTAGTGCTGCAGCAGATGCAGGAGGACTCGGAACCATTGAGATGGAAGCAATGTCCACCAATGGATATGATGATGACTTCTCTGCGGCGGTTACCGCATCGTCAACAGTGATTGGGCCAATCTTCCCTCCCTCCATACCTTTGATCATATATGGGTCTGTTGCATCTGTGAGTGTGTCACAACTGTTCATGGGAGGCGTTGTCCCTGGTTTGTTGATGGCGATTGCTCTTATGATCATGGTCTTCGTATTTGCCATCAAGCGGTCTTACCAACGGGTAGCCTTCAGTCTGGTATTGTTGGTCAAGCAATTTTTTGCTTCGATTCTCTCTATCATAACCCCGCTGATTATTCTCAGTGGATTCACCCTTGGTTGGTTCACCCCAACAGAAGCTTCAAGCGTTGCTGTTGCCTATGCTTTGGTTATTGCACTGGTAGTGTATAGGACCTTGGATTGGAAGACTTTCAAGAAGTGCCTGCTTGAGAGTGCAATCACGAGTGCAAACACACTGTTTATCATAGGAACCTCGATGCTTTTCAGCTATGTTCTTATTAAAGAGGGTGTCTCAACACAGATGGCAACCTTTATATTGGGGATCAGTGATAATCCCTATATCATTCTCATGGTTATTAATATTCTCCTGCTTGTATTGGGAATGTTCATGGAACCAGGTGCAATTTTGACCTTGATGTTGCCAGTCCTGCTTCCAATAGTGAAGGCTCTTGGGCTTGATCTGGTTCACTTTGGTGTAGTCATGGTCTTAAATCTGATGATCGGACAGGTAACACCTCCCTTTGGTGTTTGTCTGTTTATCATTGCTGATGTAGCCAAGATATCCTTGAACCGAATGTACAAGGCAATTCTGCCGTTTATCATTCCTCTCTTGGTTGTCCTGTTACTCGTTACGTATATGCCACAGATTGTTACGTGGCTACCTAGTGTACTGTTGCATGCATAA
- a CDS encoding TRAP transporter substrate-binding protein, protein MKKLIAVLLMVTMSMTLVFAQGGNEKSSGTESVTLTVYSPGNANSVPTKTILKYKELVENASNGTIKMVAHHSGELGNDAEALQSTRMGTIDIIFAGTSGFTSFYEDAKILDLPFLFDSAQEAYEIVNGDIGEEIFADLPSVGLVYLSEGDNGMRHIATTNKPIDSVADVDGLKIRVPTSKMYLDVWSALGATPVALALNELAIALANGTAEAQDNATYHLVANATYDDIEHYSFINYMWMGCTMAMNQDSWNKLSAEQQNILKEQAIAAAKYSFDTIEEDNVSATEVLKEAGVEFNETPDIQSFKDKLGGSSYYTQYKDASWYNQEILDAILAN, encoded by the coding sequence ATGAAGAAACTGATCGCTGTATTGCTTATGGTAACCATGAGCATGACCCTTGTATTTGCACAAGGTGGAAATGAGAAAAGTAGTGGGACAGAGAGTGTTACACTCACCGTGTATTCACCAGGTAATGCAAACTCTGTACCTACCAAGACCATTCTGAAATATAAAGAACTGGTAGAGAATGCTTCCAACGGAACAATCAAGATGGTGGCTCATCATTCTGGGGAGCTGGGCAACGATGCAGAAGCCTTGCAGTCAACCAGAATGGGTACCATTGATATCATCTTTGCAGGAACCAGTGGGTTTACCAGTTTCTATGAGGATGCCAAAATTTTAGATTTGCCATTCTTGTTTGACTCCGCCCAGGAAGCCTATGAAATCGTTAACGGTGATATTGGAGAAGAGATTTTCGCAGACTTGCCATCGGTAGGATTGGTCTATCTCTCAGAAGGCGATAATGGAATGCGGCATATTGCAACAACCAATAAACCCATCGATTCAGTTGCTGACGTCGACGGGCTAAAAATCCGCGTACCAACCAGTAAGATGTATCTTGATGTCTGGAGTGCCCTTGGTGCAACCCCTGTAGCCCTTGCATTGAATGAATTGGCAATCGCTTTGGCAAACGGTACTGCTGAAGCTCAGGACAACGCAACATATCATCTTGTAGCAAACGCTACGTATGATGATATCGAGCACTACAGTTTTATCAACTATATGTGGATGGGCTGTACCATGGCTATGAACCAGGACAGCTGGAACAAGCTCTCTGCTGAACAACAGAACATTCTTAAAGAGCAGGCAATTGCAGCAGCAAAATACTCGTTTGATACCATTGAGGAAGACAATGTCTCTGCCACGGAAGTGCTCAAGGAAGCTGGAGTTGAGTTTAATGAGACCCCAGATATTCAGAGCTTCAAGGATAAGTTGGGTGGATCATCGTACTACACGCAGTACAAGGATGCTTCTTGGTACAACCAAGAGATCTTGGATGCAATCTTGGCAAACTAA
- a CDS encoding TRAP transporter small permease: MVVIRKILEGFVKCISVLLMLLVAGIVLLMLNELVLRNLLGSSFKGMTELSGFMFLWMAFLGIIVLYDQNRMISLDMFFVRTKGRLHTVLWVIQRLTAILLGVVMILAFKGLYPFISTEFYSSMPTFSKMYQYVPMVITGAFLCVKSMYDLVMKARGENVS; this comes from the coding sequence ATGGTAGTAATAAGAAAAATACTGGAAGGTTTTGTAAAATGCATATCTGTTTTACTAATGCTTCTGGTAGCTGGAATTGTATTGTTGATGCTAAATGAGCTCGTGCTTCGTAATCTCCTCGGTTCTTCCTTCAAAGGAATGACAGAACTCTCTGGGTTTATGTTTTTGTGGATGGCTTTCTTGGGCATCATTGTGTTATATGACCAAAATAGAATGATCTCCCTTGATATGTTCTTTGTAAGGACGAAGGGTAGATTACACACAGTCCTTTGGGTCATTCAGCGTTTGACGGCAATATTGCTTGGAGTCGTGATGATTCTGGCATTCAAAGGGCTCTATCCTTTCATCAGTACTGAGTTCTACTCTTCAATGCCGACTTTTTCAAAGATGTATCAGTATGTTCCCATGGTAATTACCGGTGCGTTTCTTTGTGTTAAATCCATGTATGACCTTGTTATGAAGGCAAGAGGGGAGAACGTGTCATGA
- a CDS encoding dihydrodipicolinate synthase family protein, whose translation MVANTPSVISALITPMDEGREVDVHALEKLVEYEIGHGADGFYCCGSSGEGLLLSPDERKLVVDTVASVTEGKVPFYAHTGSLGTREAIALSVHAQERGAQAVSLIPPIYYHYSQAEVEQYYADVTDSVDIGVIVYNIPQFTGISFSKDSAIMRNENIVGIKHTSMNLYDLERLGQAFPDKTLFNGFDEIYLYSLTAGAQSTIGTTVNVCPKLFKAIRADFIQGEIEKAQEKQHLLNTFVESLVQEGIFPAVKYAMTYLGASSGPCRKPFKPLDEKGKRRVELAVKKLERYL comes from the coding sequence ATGGTAGCCAATACCCCTTCTGTGATCTCTGCCTTGATTACTCCCATGGACGAAGGCAGGGAAGTTGATGTTCATGCGCTTGAGAAGCTTGTTGAGTATGAAATTGGACATGGTGCAGATGGTTTCTATTGTTGCGGTTCTTCTGGTGAGGGGCTATTGCTCTCGCCAGATGAGAGGAAACTGGTTGTTGATACCGTTGCTTCTGTAACAGAAGGGAAGGTGCCTTTCTATGCGCATACAGGGTCCCTTGGAACCAGGGAAGCCATTGCTCTCTCTGTTCATGCACAGGAAAGAGGTGCACAAGCAGTTTCACTCATCCCACCAATCTATTACCACTACAGCCAAGCTGAGGTCGAACAGTATTACGCAGATGTAACGGATTCTGTTGATATCGGTGTGATTGTCTATAACATCCCGCAATTTACCGGTATCTCTTTCTCGAAAGATAGCGCCATCATGAGAAACGAGAATATCGTAGGCATCAAGCATACGAGTATGAATCTCTATGATTTGGAGAGACTGGGACAGGCTTTCCCTGACAAGACATTATTCAATGGTTTTGATGAGATCTATCTATACAGTTTAACCGCTGGTGCCCAGAGTACCATTGGTACTACTGTCAATGTTTGTCCGAAACTCTTCAAGGCGATCAGGGCAGATTTTATACAAGGAGAAATTGAGAAAGCACAAGAGAAACAGCATTTACTGAATACGTTTGTCGAATCATTGGTGCAAGAAGGCATTTTTCCTGCAGTCAAGTATGCAATGACCTATCTCGGGGCTTCATCAGGACCCTGTAGAAAACCCTTCAAACCATTGGACGAAAAAGGAAAGAGAAGGGTTGAGCTTGCAGTGAAAAAGCTTGAACGATACCTCTAG